A region from the Neurospora crassa OR74A linkage group V, whole genome shotgun sequence genome encodes:
- a CDS encoding 60S ribosomal protein L17, which translates to MVRYAATEIAPAKSARSRGSYLRVSFKNTRETAQAINGWKLQRAQKFLENVLEKKEAVPMRRYAGGTGRAAQGKQFGVSRARWPAKSAEFLLGLLKNAEANADAKGLDTGNLVVKHIQVNQAPKQRRRTYRAHGRINPYMSNPCHIELILTEADEVVQKSEAVVREEAHLSSRQRGARVRRAITAA; encoded by the exons ATG GTTCGGTACGCTGCGACTGAGATTGCCCCGGCTAAGTCCGCCCGCTCGCGCGGCTCTTACCTCCGTGTCTCCTTCAAGAACACCCGTGAGACCGCCCAGGCCATCAATGGCTGGAAGCTCCAGCGTGCTCAGAAGTTCCTCGAGAACGTtcttgagaagaaggaggctgtCCCCATGAGACGCTACGCTGGTGGCACCGGCCGCGCCGCCCAAG GCAAGCAGTTCGGTGTTTCCCGCGCCCGCTGGCCCGCCAAGTCCGCCGAGTTCCTTCTCGGTCTCCTCAAGAACGCTGAGGCCAACGCCGATGCCAAGGGTCTTGACACTGGCAACCTCGTTGTCAAGCACATCCAGGTCAACCAGGCCCCCAAGCAGCGCCGCCGCACTTACCGCGCTCACGGTCGC ATCAACCCCTACATGTCCAACCCCTGCCACATCGAGCTCATCCTCACTGAGGCCGATGAGGTCGTCCAGAAGTCCGAGGCCGTTGTCCGCGAGGAGGCTCACCTTTCCTCCCGCCAGCGTGGCGCTCGCGTCCGCCGTGCCATCACTGCCGCTTAA
- a CDS encoding ubiquitin carboxyl-terminal hydrolase 2 encodes MSGGWNTIESDAGVFTDLLTNLGVKGVQFEELLSLEPDALAQLHPVYGVIFLFKYPTNEPYRGTDKPLDGTFDYDASERLFFAHQTIQNACGTQALLSVLLNKADPSVSQEGDAGYIDIGDKLRDFRDFTIALPAEIRGEALSNSELIRDTHNSFARSSPFIDETQRRPDEEEGDAFHFIAYSPIGGTLYELDGLQPAPISHGACTQEDFPQKVMDVLQRRIARYDASEIRFNLLAMIRDLRIRAREFADEELLATEERKREAWRFENALRRHNFVGFAGEILKGVVSAKLAAGGSAYDDWVNQGKKKMEKRAAEQRARKGGEGEDVEMQG; translated from the coding sequence GGCGTCTTTACCGACCTTCTCACCAATCTCGGCGTAAAAGGTGTTCAATTCGAAGAACTCCTCTCCCTAGAACCCGATGCCCTCGCGCAGCTGCACCCCGTCTACggcgtcatcttcctcttcaagtACCCGACAAACGAGCCCTACCGAGGGACTGACAAGCCTCTCGATGGCACCTTCGACTACGACGCCAGCGAACGACTCTTCTTCGCTCATCAGACCATCCAGAACGCGTGTGGCACGCAGGCGCTCCTGAGCGTGCTCCTCAACAAAGCCGACCCGTCCGTCTCCCAAGAAGGCGATGCGGGGTACATCGACATCGGCGACAAGCTTCGCGACTTCCGCGACTTCACCATCGCCCTGCCGGCCGAAATCCGCGGCGAAGCGCTCTCCAACTCGGAGCTGATCCGCGACACGCACAACTCGTTTGCGCGCAGCAGTCCCTTTATCGACGAGACGCAGCGTCGgcccgacgaggaggaaggagacgcATTTCATTTTATTGCGTACTCACCAATCGGCGGCACCCTTTACGAGCTCGACGGCCTGCAGCCGGCGCCCATCAGCCACGGCGCTTGTACCCAGGAGGACTTCCCGCAGAAGGTGATGGACGTTCTGCAGCGGCGCATTGCCAGGTATGACGCCAGCGAGATCCGGTTCAACCTGCTGGCTATGATTCGAGACCTACGGATTCGGGCGCGCGAGTTTGCTGATGAGGAATTGCTGGCAACCGAGGAGCGCAAGCGTGAGGCTTGGCGGTTTGAGAACGCCCTGAGGCGACACAACTTTGTTGGGTTTGCGGGCGAAATTCTCAAGGGTGTTGTGTCGGCGAAGCTTGCGGCGGGAGGAAGTGCGTATGACGACTGGGTTAACcagggcaagaagaagatggagaagagggCAGCTGAGCAGAGGGCAAGGAAAGGTGGAGAGGGGGAAGACGTAGAGATGCAGGGCTGA